A part of Penaeus chinensis breed Huanghai No. 1 chromosome 6, ASM1920278v2, whole genome shotgun sequence genomic DNA contains:
- the LOC125026388 gene encoding tyrosine-protein kinase ABL1-like — MSMTLSKRDLLTQMVSQTKQHRQQIRSLENELERLRSGDVLNKCEIAAADVEWRPGDVVGEGSFSTVYRGHYCGTDVAVKELKFKLSQDDKNYFRSEAALLQQLHHPRVVLMMGVCTTTARPFMLLEYLAGGTLYNLIHNSPRDKLDHAAYFVVAKDVAQGMNYLHKHEPQVLHLDLKSMNVLLDSYYRAKIADFGFSILKRSRAGSPAQRGSIRGTPAWMAPELLTKGDVSAKCDVYSYAIILWEMLTASHPFRGLDIFQIMETIESGGRPHLPVAGVSRELKELITSCWAQNPSLRPSFEEILGALDSAAVPTSWRGVLQNANIGPSLLADVGAARTIIGVVEESVELIRRQLQQQRAIRNNEIDNLPRDRHIPEAFEAMGMGTSDPARYRPARADASRSPPNVSPTRRLSPTRRSSPSRQPRPREVLAPPQPSTRSPDRGRQRELGPRDEGRRRSPDKMSRPPVSDSGRRVTSRDHSIDQRVPRQGVSSERGRGRRGESKERGDRRRSDRRSPEKERDRGSREREIRTKKERGWNQGRDTRDRRQESRDRDSSKVRDGRERRDDRRSNRPRREPKQIVERSRNFKQMYSRDRRAASLETSDERDRRSSSNERRFSSTDRHSELRREIRYKKPYNRERQLSGDKRARLKRQTESRERLADSRDSLGESPNESWTSLEGSSSGGSNHVLDEPEDPRLEKRDRRYSSSPRRRSPERSRYSPSPRSPERRRSSDRRLDADFRHSPDRWPRSSRSPQRRARDRTPEVRRTESGSRVGPLVVTSEQLLSQKQRLRPVRPAALSDLTHIPEHSLNDISLILKTAITKRRDAFDEALSGRDSYRSDDIDWSDWH; from the exons ATGTCTATGACCTTGAGCAAGCGTGACCTCTTGACCCAGATGGTATCGCAGACGAAACAACATCGGCAGCAGATCAG GAGTCTGGAAAAcgagctggagcgccttcggtcgGGAGACGTGCTCAACAAGTGCGAGATCGCCGCCGCGGATGTGGAGTGGCGCCCTGGAGACGTGGTGGGGGAGGGCTCCTTCTCCACCGTGTACCGAGGACACTACTGCGGGACTGACGTGGCGGTGAAGGAGCTCAAGTTCAAGCTCTCACAG GACGACAAGAATTACTTCCGCTCCGAAGCTGCTCTCCTACAGCAGCTGCACCACCCACGAGTCGTCCTTATGATGGGCGTGTGTACGACCACTGCACGACCTTTCATGCTCCTGGAGTACCTGGCGGGCGGGACGCTCTACAACCTCATTCATAATTCCCC gCGTGACAAGCTCGACCACGCGGCCTACTTTGTGGTAGCCAAAGACGTGGCTCAAGGCATGAACTACCTCCACAAACACGAACCTCAG GTTCTCCACTTAGACCTTAAGTCCATGAACGTGCTCCTCGATTCGTACTACCGGGCCAAGATCGCAGATTTCGGCTTCTCCATCCTGAAGCGGTCTCGTGCTGGGTCGCCGGCTCAGCGTGGCTCTATCAG AGGCACACCTGCTTGGATGGCGCCAGAACTCCTGACGAAGGGAGACGTGTCTGCGAAGTGTGATGTTTACAGTTACGCcatcatcctgtgggaaatgtTGACGGCCAGCCACCCCTTCAGAGGCTTGGATATATTCCAG ATTATGGAAACCATTGAATCGGGCGGCCGTCCCCATCTCCCTGTCGCCGGAGTGTCGCGGGAACTAAAGGAGCTAATTACCTCCTGCTGGGCTCAGAATCCTTCCCTGAGGCCGAGCTTTGAGGAGATCcttggagcactggactctgcCGCGGTCCCCACCTCCTGGCGTGGAGTCCTGCAGAATGCTAACATCGGCCCGTCTTTACTTGCCGATGTTGGTGCTGCTAG AACTATCATCGGAGTTGTGGAGGAAAGTGTGGAATTGATACGGCGGCAGTTGCAGCAACAGAGAGCGATCAGAAATAACGAAATAGATAACTTACCCAGAGACCGCCACATTCCGGAGGCCTTTGAGGCGATGGGTATGGGGACGTCTGACCCTGCCCGCTACCGCCCAGCGCGAG CCGACGCCTCCCGCTCCCCGCCGAACGTCTCCCCGACCCGCCGCCTTTCGCCAACGCGACGCTCTTCTCCCAGCAGACAGCCCCGACCACGGGAAGTCCTCGCTCCTCCTCAGCCCTCGACCCGCAGTCCAGACCGCGGGCGGCAGCGGGAATTGGGGCCTAGGGACGAGGGTCGGCGCCGATCGCCGGACAAGATGTCCCGTCCCCCCGTCAGCGACTCCGGCAGAAGGGTAACGAGTCGAGATCACAGTATAGACCAGCGCGTGCCTCGGCAGGGAGTCAGTAGCGAGCGCGGCAGAGGGCGGCGCGGCGAGAGCAAAGAGCGAGGCGATAGACGGCGCAGCGACAGGCGCAGCCCGGAGAAGGAGCGAGACAGAGGAagccgagagcgagagataaggaCTAAGAAGGAACGCGGCTGGAATCAGGGGCGAGACACTCGGGATCGGCGGCAGGAGAGCAGAGACCGCGACAGCAGCAAAGTCCGAGACGGCCGCGAGCGACGGGACGACAGGCGGTCCAATAGGCCGCGCCGAGAACCCAAACAGATAGTGGAGAGAAGCAGGAATTTCAAGCAAATGTACTCGCGTGACAGACGAGCCGCCAGCCTGGAAACCAGCGACGAGCGAGACCGCCGCTCAAGCAGCAACGAGAGGCGTTTCAGCAGCACCGACAGACACTCGGAACTCCGACGGGAAATCCGATACAAGAAACCATACAACCGCGAGCGCCAGCTGTCCGGCGACAAGAGAGCGCGGCTGAAGCGACAGACCGAGAGTCGCGAGCGGCTGGCTGACAGCAGAGACAGCCTGGGCGAGAGTCCCAACGAATCGTGGACGAGCCTGGAGGGCAGCAGCTCCGGGGGATCCAACCACGTCCTGGACGAACCAGAAGACCCGCGACTCGAAAAGCGCGATAGGAGGTACTCTTCCAGCCCGAGGCGACGCTCTCCAGAACGCAGTAGGTACTCCCCTAGTCCGCGAAGTCCCGAGCGCAGGCGCTCCTCGGACCGCCGCTTAGACGCGGACTTCCGCCACAGCCCCGATAGGTGGCCGCGATCGTCCCGCAGTCCTCAGCGACGGGCCCGAGATCGGACGCCAGAGGTGCGTAGGACAGAGTCCGGGTCGCGCGTCGGACCTCTGGTGGTGACTTCGGAGCAGCTGTTGAGTCAGAAACAAAGGCTGCGACCCGTCCGACCCGCGGCGCTCTCTGACCTGACTCACATCCCCGAACACTCGCTCAACGACATTTCCCTCATCCTCAAGACGGCCATCACGAAGAGACGCGATGCCTTTGACGAGGCTCTTAGCGGCAGGGACTCGTACCGCTCGGACGATATAGACTGGTCCGACTGGCACTGA